TCACCCATATCATGAATTTCCTATTGATCTATTTGATGATTTTTACAATCGGTTCCATCATTGTTTCCTTGATGGGTTATGACCTATTGACCTCTTTTGGGGCAGTGGCGACAAGCTTGGGCAATGTGGGGCCGGCAATAGGAAAAGTAGGTCCAATGGACAATTTCGCTTTCTTTGACCCCGCAACGAAGATTTTTCTTTCTTTCATTATGCTGCTGGGCAGATTGGAGTTATTTACCATCCTGGTTCTGTTTACTCCTTATTTTTGGAGGGCAAATTGATTGTACAGGAAGTTAAAAAAAGTAGTTGATGGCCTTTCCTCTGGTTCTCCGGGTCCAAATCCGTGAAGAAATTTTAACCACAAAAGGAAGCAAAAGGCACAATAGTTAGGATTATCAAAGCTTAAATGGCAAACCATCCTTTCTTTTGTTCCCTTTTGTTTTTGTGGTTCAATTGAATTCCTTTTCCATTTTAAAATCAATTCAAACTTTGAAGGGATGGAGTACAAGTTTAACCTTCTATCATCTGTGCTTTCATTTTTTCAATTCTGTCCTCCAAAGACTCCGAAGAAAGCTGTGCCCTTAACCTGTCCACCATGATCGGAAAAGAAAATGGGGTAAACTGACCAGGTTTTTTGAGCACAATATTTTGTTTGTTGATTTTTCGGATAGCTTCGAGCACTTTGTCTTTTTCCATCTGCATGTCCAAAACTTCACGATGGGCCTGCTTGAGTAAGAGATTATCAGGGTCATAATCCTCAAATACTCCATATAAAATTCCCGAATTAGCCTGTAGGTGCCTGAACTTCATGGGTTTTCCAGGATAACCCTGAAAAATCAAACCTGAGATGGTGGCAATATCCCTAAATTTCCTTTTGGCCATCTCACTCTCATTGATGCAGGCAAGGATATCTTCTTCCAGGTTTCTTTCAGAAAATAAATCTTCCTCCAATACTTCTTCAATGGGTATAGCTTGATCCGAAAGGAGCTCAAATCCATAATCATTCATTGCGATGCTGAATGTCAAGGGATAAGTAACAGAAATTCTATAGGCCAGCAATGCCCCAAGTACTTCATGGACCATCCTTCCTTCAAAAGGATAAAAGAAAACATGATGTCCTTCCCTGGATATGTTCTTTTCAATCAAAAATGTATGGGAATCAGGAATAATGGAAAGTCTTTGCTGCAGGTCCAATAAGGGCGAGACAAAGACAGATTCCTCAGATTCATAAATGCCATGGCTGGCTTTTTCCAATATTTCCCTGATTTTTCCGGATAACTTTGATGTGAGTGAAATCCTTCCCCCCATGTAAGAAGGGGTGTTGCTGCTTTTTTTGGTAGACAGTTGTACATAAGCGTTCATGTCTTTGATGCCAATGAATTCCAGATTTCGGCCCGAAAAAAAGAAACGGTCACCTTGCCGCAATCGGGAAAGGAAGTACTCTTCAATCATCCCCAGGTATGTGCCGTTTTTGAATTTGACTTTCAACATGGGATCACTGACGATAGTACCCATGGAAAGCCTGTGCCTCATGGCTGTTTTCTTGTCTTTGACTTTGTAAATCCCATTTTCTATCAGTTCCACTTTGGCAAATTCCTCGTATCCGCTCAAAGAGCTTCCCCCTTCCGTAATAAAAGACATCACCCACTGGAAATCCTCCGGGCTAAGGTCTTGAAAAGCATGGGTGTTTTTGATGACCGGATAGATTTGGTCTGCTCTGAAACCTTCCCCGACCGCCAAAGTGATAAGGAATTGGATCAATACATCATAAGTCAGGGTAGGGGAATGGATATTTTCCATTTCACCGGTTTCAATGGCGTTTCGAAGTGCAGCGGCTTCGACCAATTCGAGTGAATTGGTAGGAACAAAATAGATTTCACTGGGTAGGCCGGGTTGATGTCCGGAACGTCCGGCTCTTTGGACAAACCGGGCTACCCCTTTGGGACTACCTATTTGGATAACGGCATCTACGGGTCTAAAGTCAACTCCAAGGTCTAATGAAGAGGTACAGACCACCAATTTCAGTTTTCCGGAATGAAGGGAGTCTTCTACCCATGCCCTGACATTTTGGTCTAAGGACCCGTGGTGAATAGCTACCCATCCTGCCCAATCCGGCCTTTTTTCCATGATATGATGGTACCAAATTTCGCTCTGGGCTCTGGTATTGGTGAATAGTAGGACTGATCGGTGCTTTTCAATGATTTCCAATACCTTTTCAATCAATTTTATCCCGAGATGTCCCGACCAGGGATATTTTTCCAATTCCTCAGGGAAAATCGTATGCAACAGGATGTTTTTTTCTACATCTGCCCGGATGATATGACTGGGGGAATTTTTTCCCAACAGGATTTGACAGGCCTCTTCCAAATTGCCTATTGTAGCAGAAATGCCCCAAAGCTTGAAGCCATTGGAACCAATATGCCTGATATAGCTTAAAGCCAACTGTACCTGAACACCTCTTTTGTTGCCTACCAATTCATGCCATTCATCGATGACTATGGCCTTCAATTGTTCAAATAGTGCTTGGTTTTCTTTTTGAGCAAGCAGGATGTGCAAAGTTTCCGGTGTAGTGACCAGGCATTCCGGTGGATTTCTTTTTTGGGAAAGCCGCTCTTTGTTGTCCGTATCTCCATTTCTTACCGCAACGGTCCAGGGCAGACCAATGGAATGACAAACCTCCTGCATGGCTTTTTGGATATCCTGGGCAAGCGCACGGAGGGGAGTGACCCAAATCAATTGGATCCCATTTTTTTTGGGTTTTTGCCAATCATGCGGATTGTTACGGATATATTCCAAAATGACAGGAAACCATAAGGCAAATGTCTTCCCGCTTCCTGTTGGGGCATTGAGCAAACCTGACTTTCCATCCAGGTAATCTTTCCAGGCATTGACCTGAAAATCAAAAGGCCTCCATCCTTTTTGTTCAAAGTATTGAAAAGCTACAGCGAGCTCTTTATTTTCCATAGACTTCCAGTAATTCCTTAAGGTCACCCAGCGTATTGGCTTCTTCAATGGGTTTGTCTTTTCTCCACCTTTGGATCCTTGGAAACCTCAGGGCAATTCCGGATTTGTGCCTTGGACTCTCCTGGATTCCCTCAAAAGCTATCTCAAATACCAAACCAGGTTTGACCGTTCTTACAGGCCCAAACCTTTCCTGGGTATTTTGTTTTACATACTTATCCACTTCTCTGATTTCAGCATCCGTTAACCCTGAATAGGCTTTAGCAAATGGGACCAATTTATCATTTTCCCATACTGCTAAAGTATAATCAGTGTACAGATCCGCCCTTCTTCCATGTCCTTTTTGGGCGTAAATCATCACTCCGTCAATGGTTAATGGATCAATCTTCCATTTCCACCAATTTCCTCTTTTTCTCCC
This Cecembia calidifontis DNA region includes the following protein-coding sequences:
- a CDS encoding ligase-associated DNA damage response DEXH box helicase; amino-acid sequence: MENKELAVAFQYFEQKGWRPFDFQVNAWKDYLDGKSGLLNAPTGSGKTFALWFPVILEYIRNNPHDWQKPKKNGIQLIWVTPLRALAQDIQKAMQEVCHSIGLPWTVAVRNGDTDNKERLSQKRNPPECLVTTPETLHILLAQKENQALFEQLKAIVIDEWHELVGNKRGVQVQLALSYIRHIGSNGFKLWGISATIGNLEEACQILLGKNSPSHIIRADVEKNILLHTIFPEELEKYPWSGHLGIKLIEKVLEIIEKHRSVLLFTNTRAQSEIWYHHIMEKRPDWAGWVAIHHGSLDQNVRAWVEDSLHSGKLKLVVCTSSLDLGVDFRPVDAVIQIGSPKGVARFVQRAGRSGHQPGLPSEIYFVPTNSLELVEAAALRNAIETGEMENIHSPTLTYDVLIQFLITLAVGEGFRADQIYPVIKNTHAFQDLSPEDFQWVMSFITEGGSSLSGYEEFAKVELIENGIYKVKDKKTAMRHRLSMGTIVSDPMLKVKFKNGTYLGMIEEYFLSRLRQGDRFFFSGRNLEFIGIKDMNAYVQLSTKKSSNTPSYMGGRISLTSKLSGKIREILEKASHGIYESEESVFVSPLLDLQQRLSIIPDSHTFLIEKNISREGHHVFFYPFEGRMVHEVLGALLAYRISVTYPLTFSIAMNDYGFELLSDQAIPIEEVLEEDLFSERNLEEDILACINESEMAKRKFRDIATISGLIFQGYPGKPMKFRHLQANSGILYGVFEDYDPDNLLLKQAHREVLDMQMEKDKVLEAIRKINKQNIVLKKPGQFTPFSFPIMVDRLRAQLSSESLEDRIEKMKAQMIEG